The Arachis ipaensis cultivar K30076 chromosome B07, Araip1.1, whole genome shotgun sequence genomic interval AAAACAGAAAAAGAAGATTTGGATAAAAAGGCTCCCTCAGATCAAAGCCCTTCTTCTTTATCGCTTAGATTCCCTTTGAGGCTGCTCTTTGcagataataataatagtaacaaTTCACCTTCAAAATATGGCAACATCACAGACAATGGTTTTGCTTCTGATCCATTCATTGTTGGGTCCCCAAGAAGTCGGCTTAACTTGTTGCATTTCTTGAAGTTCAGTTTGCTGCTCATAGTTGTTCTTGCACTTACTGGATCCTTTTGGTGGACATTGTCGATTTCTTCCTCGTCGAGGGGTCATGTTTACCATGGTTACAGGAGGCTCCAAGAGAGGCTTGTTTCGGATTTGTTGGATATTGGTGAGTTTACTCGCGGTCCTGCTAAGTTAAAGGAATTGGAATTTTGTTCTCAGGAGTTTGAGAACTATGTTCCTTGCTTTAATGTTTCTGAGAACTTGGCTTTGGGAAATTCTGATGGCAATGAGCTTGATCGGCAATGTGGCCGCGAGCTCAGGCAAAATTGTTTGGTGCTTACGCCGGTGAATTATAAGATTCCGCTTAGGTGGCCTACTGGAAGAGATGTTATATGGGTAGCTAATGTGAAAATCACTGCACAGGAGGTTCTTTCTTCTGGGAGCTTGACAAAGAGGTGATTGATGTGAATCTTTTCTAATCACTATGGTAATGATGCTATCTTTGAGGTACTGAAATTTTCATTTGTGGATGCAGGATGATGATGCTTGATGAAGAGCAAATTTCCTTTCGCTCGGCTTCTCTCATGTTTGATGGCGTCGAAGACTACTCGCATCAAATTGCGGAAATGGTTGGACTTAGAAATGAGTCTAGCTTCCTACAAGCCGGGGTAAATTCATTTGTCCTATCTGTTGAAATGGATAGATTCAGTGTTTGTTGCCTGAACTTTTTGGTACTTTAATCCATCGTATTTGTATTTCATGAGTTTGACACATGCTTAAATAGAATTCAGCATACTTAATTGCCTCTAATTTGCTACTTAAGTGTGCTGAGTAAGACAGTGTTCTGATGACTTTAAGCTGATTCTAACAATAATagtattaaaattatttatatattaaggaTCTCATTGTTATCTTCACTTAATAATCAATGAATGTTGAAATGATAACCTTATATTGATCTTGATAGGATTTCTGCTAGATTTTTCTGATAGTTTACGATGGCATTGAGTTTGAACCGAGTTCATAGTGTGCACTATTATGCGCCGGAAATGTTATTTTATTGAGATATTAGCATCctaaaatatctaaaatttttaGGTTCGAACAATACTGGATATTGGCTGTGGCTATGGTAGCTTTGGTGCGCACCTCTTTCAGAGTCAACTTTTGACGATGTGCGTAGCAAACTATGAGCCTTCAGGAAGTCAAGTTCAGCTTACACTTGAGAGGGGTCTTCCAGCCATGGTTGCTTCTTTCACTTCAACACAGTTGCCATATCCATCGCTGTCCTTTGATATGTTACACTGTGCAAGATGTGGCATTGATTGGGACCAGAAAGGTATCTTTCATATTTTCAACCCATGCTATTTTTTGTTGATGAgtgcttcttttatgtttattCCAGAAACATTTATTTCTAGAATATTTATGTGGTTCAAAACTAAATGATTTATTACTCAATGTCAttcaaagaagaaaataaagtcaCGTTTGAATTGAAATCCTTTGTTTGATTCATTAATAAGCTTTTGGCTGGCTATCCATTTTGGACGTTGGAACTGGGAATCTGATGATTTTTTACAGCTTCGGATCATGACTTTTATGTTGGATTTTGTTCATTTCCTGGCACTTTGTAATGTTATTGATATACAATTCTTGGTATAGGTGGCATTTTCTTGATTGAGGCTGATAGGCTTCTAAGACCTGGTGGATACTTTGTCTGGACATCGCCACTTACAAATGCTCGAAACAAAGAGAGTCAGAAAAGGTGGAAGTCTGTACAGGATTTTGCACAAAGTATTTGCTGGGAAATGTTGTCCCAGCAAGATGAAACTGCCGTATGGAAGAAAACTAGTAAAAAGAGTTGCTATAGTTCAAGGTAACAATACAGTACATGCATTTACGATTTCCATATCCTTAGAAGCGGTTTCTGGTAAATAGATTTTATGCCATGTGTATACATTTGCTTACCATTTCAACATGGTCCTGATTCTTAGCATTGCCTATTTTTACAACCAGAAAGCCTGGTTCTGGTCCTTCTTTGTGTGGTAAAAGTCGTGATATAGAGACTCCATATTATCGAGTACTGCAAAATTGCATAGGAGGAACACAGAATAGCCGTTGGATTCCAATTGAAAAAAGAGAAACGTGGCCTTCTCGAGCTAACTTGAACAAGAACGAGCTTGCAGTCCATGGTAATTGTTACTGTCTTCAAACTCTTATCTATTGAGCTCTTAGGGAAAGTGATTTCATTGTACTACCTTGCTGAATCGAATAGTTATGTTGGACTTACACTGTCCATGTTTAAATATGTCAGGGTTGCAGTCTGATGAACTTGCCGAGGACACTGATAGCTGGAAAACAGCAGTCAACAATTATTGGTCGCTCCTGTCGCCTTTAATATTTTCTGATCATCCGAAGAGGCCGGGCGAAGAGGACCCATCACCTCCTTACAACATGTTCAGGAATGTGCNNNNNNNNNNNNNNNNNNNNNNNNNNNNNNNNNNNNNNNNNNNNNNNNNNNNNNNNNNNNNNNNNNNNNNNNNNNNNNNNNNNNNNNNNNNNNNNNNNNNNNNNNNNNNNNNNNNNNNNNNNNNNNNNNNNNNNNNNNNNNNNNNNNNNNNNNNNNNNNNNNNNNNNNNNNNNNNNNNNNNNNNNNNNNNNNNNNNNNNNNNNNNNNNNNNNNNNNNNNNNNNNNNNNNNNNNNNNNNNNNNNNNNNNNNNNNNNNNNNNNNNNNNNNNNNNNNNNNNNNNNNNNNNNNNNNNNNNNNNNNNNNNNNNNNNNNNNNNNNNNNNNNNNNNNNNNNNNNNNNNNNNNNNNNNNNNNNNNNNNNNNNNNNNNNNNNNNNNNNNNNNNNNNNNNNNNNNNNNNNNNNNNNNNNNNNNNNNNNNNNNNNNNNNNNNNNNNNNNNNNNNNNNNNNNNNNNNNNNNNNNNNNNNNNNNNNNNNNNNNNNNNNNNNNNNNNNNNNNNNNNTAAAAAGTCTGTCTGGGTCATGAATGTGGTTTCAATGAGTGGGCCAAACCATCTTCCTTTGATCCAGGACAGAGGTTTCGTTGGCATTCTGCATGATTGGTATTTTAATCTCTCTTACCTTTCTTCTTATTCAACTATTCTTGAAGAGCAATACTACAtgactaaaaaaatttattatcttTGACCAACACTTGGCCTACAAAGgtatttttatactaaattttaaacctttaatcctaaatcctaatagtataaaaataaagtgTTAGCTCAAAGTATTGGCTAATATTGTTAAAAAGTGTTTGCCCCTAACATTTCTCATTTCTAAATGTGAATATCGTGATTCTCTTCCATCAATCCCTTTTTGTTGGCTGCATCTGGTTTAGATGCACTGCTGAATTCTTCCTTAGTGAGACTTCATTATAACAGACAAATCAATTCTTACATGGTGCATTattcttttgaaatttttttttccaattacCAGCACTGCTCAGGATTTTGATGAGTTCTTATGAAGAATAGTTTTCAGCAAATTGTAGTTTCTGTACAAACATGATTTTTCGGTGGTTTGTAGGTGTGAGGCATTTCCATCATACCCTAGAACCTATGACTTGGTGCATGCAGCAGGACTTTTATCCCTTGAATTCGCCAAGCCCCGCAGATGCACTATGCTTGATCTGTTCATTGAAATTGACAGATTGCTTCGCCCAGAGGTATGTCAACTAAATATTCGGATTTTACTTGTCCATGGGAATTTCCCTCCTTTTTGTtgctttcattattgttgagagtaTCTATGATAGTTCAAAGAGTTAAAACGGTTCTCATGATCACTGCATATTATTATGTAATATAATATGATTGTGAAGCTGCTGATATTGGTTATTTAATTATGTTTGCAGGGTTGGGTTATCATTCGAGATACAGTTCCTTTAGTAGAATCAGCAAGAGCTCTAACGACTCAGCTGAAGTGGGATGCAAGGGTGATTGAAACCGAAAGTGACAGTGATCAAAGATTGCTGATCTGCCAGAAACCTTTCTACAAGAGACAATCAAGCTAATTCAAGAATATTGAATTGAAGGGcaataatattcatatatattcATTCCACCCATGAAATGTTTTTCATTTTGTATTATCATAAAAATCTCAACCATAGAAAATTGGGCATTGAAAAAATTTTGGACACAGGATGCCAAAAAGAAGAGGAAGGGGggaataaagaaagaaaatatagAGGAAATAGTATAATCCTTGTACATTTCCTATGTAGCCGTAAGGTGTGCATAGGGCCAATGTAATTACCAAAGAAGTCGCAGGAGCTGATATGAAAAAAGTATActggtagatttacttttctatGATATATGTTTGATTATAGATACACAAAATTAAATTGGGTGATGGTTATAGAATAAGTTACTGCTATTTATTGTGGTGTATAAATTATGATAATGTTCTGCATCAATTCCACTTTATATTTATAGAATTATTCCTCTTCAAATGCCATTTTGTAGTGTCCTTGAAATGTACCTTGTAAAGGCTTGGTAACAACGGGATAGTTTGTCAAGTGCTGAGAGAAATCCTCTATATTCATTTTGTTTTTGCATATTAAATTAATACATGCGACTTTATTTGTTAAATAGAATGAGTTTCTCATATTGGAGAAATTTGGATTCACCTCGCGTTAGATTGGTTAGATACATTAATTGATAACGACTGTGTTTTATTCTGTCATTATGGAAGGTTAActctttgattttttttagaccaaataaaaaaatttgtcaaAGAAATCCTCTATTTTCATATCTCTTTTTATTTTGTGTAGAGGTCttcttcttgctacacaaggtaGAACAAAGTAGCCCGATCTAAGGTATCCAGATTCATAGGTGTTGTTCTAAGGTTAACTACATTCTCTTTGCTGATGACTCGATCCTATTCTGCAAAGCTAATTTTGAGGTTTGTGAAAATGTCTTGAGTTTATTGAATATTTATGAAAGCGGCAATGGTCAAAAGGTGAATCTCAACAAGTCTGTTGTGTTCTTCACCATAATACCTCTGCCTCTGCTCGTACTCAATTAGCTAACTTGCTTAATATTGATCACATTGGAGCCCAAAATAAATATCTTGCTTGCCCTGTATGATCTTTAAATAAAAAGACAACGTTTATCATTATCAAGTAGAAAGCCTGAAAGTGAATTCAGGGGTAGAAATTCGGGTAGTAGACAAGTTCTACTTAAGCCTGTTGGTGAAGTCATCCTGGTCTAACATTCTCGTGCTTTAAGCTACTAGACAACCTTATttcagacaccaaacttaatactttgcttgtcctcaagcaaaagaaaatagaaaggaaCAGAATTGTATTAAATGAAGTGAGGTTAAATTCTTTTTGAAGTTCATGTCCTTCTAGGAAGTGGGGTTTAACAACCTCTGTGATCATCTTGGATTTTCTTTATCTTCAATGAGTTTTGCACTCCTAGGAATAGATGATCCCTGAGAGTTAAGACTC includes:
- the LOC107609114 gene encoding probable pectin methyltransferase QUA2 (The sequence of the model RefSeq protein was modified relative to this genomic sequence to represent the inferred CDS: added 49 bases not found in genome assembly), giving the protein MSRPLQRGVSGIQIPDSQSKEKTEKEDLDKKAPSDQSPSSLSLRFPLRLLFADNNNSNNSPSKYGNITDNGFASDPFIVGSPRSRLNLLHFLKFSLLLIVVLALTGSFWWTLSISSSSRGHVYHGYRRLQERLVSDLLDIGEFTRGPAKLKELEFCSQEFENYVPCFNVSENLALGNSDGNELDRQCGRELRQNCLVLTPVNYKIPLRWPTGRDVIWVANVKITAQEVLSSGSLTKRMMMLDEEQISFRSASLMFDGVEDYSHQIAEMVGLRNESSFLQAGVRTILDIGCGYGSFGAHLFQSQLLTMCVANYEPSGSQVQLTLERGLPAMVASFTSTQLPYPSLSFDMLHCARCGIDWDQKGGIFLIEADRLLRPGGYFVWTSPLTNARNKESQKRWKSVQDFAQSICWEMLSQQDETAVWKKTSKKSCYSSRKPGSGPSLCGKSRDIETPYYRVLQNCIGGTQNSRWIPIEKRETWPSRANLNKNELAVHGLQSDELAEDTDSWKTAVNNYWSLLSPLIFSDHPKRPGEEDPSPPYNMFRNVLDMNAEFGGFNLALLQAKKSVWVMNVVSMSGPNHLPLIQDRGFVGILHDWCEAFPSYPRTYDLVHAAGLLSLEFAKPRRCTMLDLFIEIDRLLRPEGWVIIRDTVPLVESARALTTQLKWDARVIETESDSDQRLLICQKPFYKRQSS